The Paraburkholderia dioscoreae DNA window TTCTTCGAGACATCCGGCGCAGAGGGCATGGCATTGGACGGTTGGGCGTTGCCGGCAGACGCCGCCTCAGTTAAAGCGTGGCGCTCGAGCGCCTTGATTTCGAGCTCCCTCGTTTTGGCCAACTGCAGCACATACAGAGCAAGAAACAACACCATTAGCGTGGTGATGAGGTCGGCGTAGGAAATCAGCCAGCGTCCAGACTGCTCCTCGCTTTCGCCGGCGGCATCATAGCCGGTCTTATTCGCCATGAGGCGTTTGTTACCCGAAGAGATATCCATACCCGAAGAGCCTGCGTTCGAAATTGCGTATGATTCGCGCCGTGCCGCTCGCTACCTGTACGGCCAAAACCGGTTAGCCCAGCAACTCAGCCGATCTTTCCCGTACATCGCCCGCAAGCCGCGTTTCGATTGTGTGAGGTGACTCCTTGCGCGAGATTGCGAGCAAACCGTCGAGATATAAACGCCTGAAACGCAATTCGCTATCCACCTGCGCCCTGATCTTTCCGTACAACGGCAGAAAGACGAGATTCGCCAAAGCAAGGCCGTACAGCGTCGCAACGAAGGCCATCGCGATACCTTGCCCGAGTTGCGCGGGTTCGAGCAGATGACCGGTTACCTGAATCAGACCGAGTACCGCGCCCAGAATACCGAATGTCGGCGCATAACCGCCAGCCTGTTGCCAGATTCGCGCAGCCGCCATGTGATTGCGCTCATAGGCAAGCAATTCCCGCTGCAAAGCGTCTTCGAGCACCGCGGTCGATACGCCGTTTGCCAGCAACTCCAACCCTCTCTGGGCAAACGGATTGATGCCGCCCGCCCCGATCGATTCGAACACCAGCATGCCGTTGAGCTTGGCCTGATCGCCCCACTCCAGCAGGACCGCCAGGGTCTCGCGGTCCACCTGTCTCGCCTTCACGAAAGCCAGACGCAGTTGCTTCAGGCCGTCGTAAAACCTCGCCCAGGTGTTCTGGATCATCACCGCGCCGAAAGTGCCGCCAACAACGATGACGAAAGCTTCCAACTGGAACAGCGAAGTAAAGTGGCCGCCCTCGAGAGAGAAGCCCACGACGATTGCCGTCACGCCGAACACCGCGCCAAAAAGCGTCAGAAGATCCATACGTCCTCTCGAATGGCCGCTCGCGCCACCGAACCCCGAAGTAAACATTGCATGAAGCCGGCGTGTTGCGCGTCAGACATCCAGATTGGAATGCGGAGCGTTCGTGCCGGGCGGAGATTTGATCGCTCGCACCGTTTCGAGAAAGCGCTCCTCGATCTCGGCGACCTCGATCGGATCGATCTTGACCTCACGGCGCATGACCCACGAAACTTCTTTCTTTCTCGCTTCGGTCATTACGGAAAGCAGACGCTCGGCGATCGGCTGGCCCGTCACCGCGGAAAGCAGCTTCGCGAGGTCGTATGTGTCGAACGCGCTCAGCGCTTCGAACAACGTTCGTTGATCGACGAATTCCAGATCGTCGAGCGATTTCAGGTCGCTCAGACCGCGAGTAGTACGCCGCGAAAAATAGCTGATGCCCTTTTCCTCGACGTAGTTCAACACCTTGGTCTTGCGAAACGCAAAGATATCTTCCGCGATTTCCGCATGAGACAGCTTGTTGAGAATCACCTTCTTCTCGACGCCGATCAAGGCCTCCAGGTCGTCCAGTTCGATCAGTTCCAATCGCTGCTGATGGAGAGATCGAGATCGTGGTCCGCCACCTGTTGCGCACGCTCGATGATTCGCACCGGATCGAAGGCGACCAGTTGCCGGTTCGCCGCGCCGTCCTGCGCGGAATAGCGCGCCGATGTGTTGCTCACACGATCGGACCGCCCTGGTTCGAGCGAGACGAGATTGAGTTTCTCCATCCGTTTGAGCATGGCCATCACATGCGGACGCGAATGTCCGGCAATCGCATGGCACTTTTTGATCACTTCGGGCAAGGGCACCGATAATTCCTCGCCTTGCGCACGTCGAACGCGGCTGTCGAGCCGGTCGGCGTTCTCGCTTCCCGCCATCAATGAGAGAACGTGAGCGTACGATACGACGCCCGGCAGGAAGTCCGCATGCGTATTCGTGGCGAGGATATCGTCCTTCTTCTTCACGCGCCGGATCAGCGTGCGTACGATATGACGAAGCAACGGCGATACGCGCGCGAGTTCCTCCTCCACCACGTCCGCCGCGACGACGGTCAACTGGCAGAAGCTCAGCGCCTTTGCAGTGTGCGCTCGCGGTTCGGGCGGCAGCAAGGCCGCCTCGCCGAAAAACTCGCCTTTGCCTAGCGTGGCGAGAATCACTTTTTTCTCGTCGCACTGGGTGGAGATTTCGACTTTGCCATCTGCAATGACGTAGACGACGGCGTCGCCCGCGAAGCCTTCGGAATAGATGACTTCGCCCGGAGCCGCTGTACGCGACCATGGCGATCGTTGGTGATTCAAGATTGATTCCCCCGAAGAGCTATTTCCCGGTCAGCGCGCGCCGTGCTGAAGGCTAGCGCGTGCCCCGATGGTCCTGATTTGTTTGACTGGATAACGACATGCAAAACGCAAAGCTTTAATAAATGTAATCGTCAGATGTGATAGCGCAAACGTTTGGTTGCCTTTCCCAATAAGGCTTTGCGCCACGCCGACTTTTCTGGTAGCGCTACGACGGCCTGATCTCGAGCGAGGTTCTGCAACGAAATGCGTCCGCCATTTGCGCAGCAATACGTTCAGGCAAATGTAAGAATCACGTCCGCATGCACGGTGCCGAAAAAAATTTGGAATAAGCGGAAACCCGGTGTGTTTGCCCCTACGTAGACAGCAACAAAGCTGCATCGCAACCCACGAAACAGATACGCATGCGATGCTCCTGTTGCAAGTAAGTCATGTTGGTAGATAGGCAGAGACGTAGCTTCACTCGAACCGCAAGGTATTTTCAATCTATTTATATTCAGGTATCCAAAATGAAACGCAAACTCTCAATCATCCTCTCGTTGATCGTCCTCGCTTCGGCAGGCGTCGTCACCCAAGCTTCGGCGAAGGAACATGTTCACGCGAGCACGCAGCAGTGTGTCGGTCCCGCAGGTTTCTGCACCCCGTACTTCGGCAGCTAAATACGTACCGTTTCCCGGCAATCGTTGCCCGTCAACTCATCACGTTCACAAAGGAATTTTTATCATGAAAAAAGCTCTTGTTTGTTTCGCTCTCGCCGCCGGCGCATTGGCCACTCCTGTTCTGAGCTTCGCACAATCGAATGCTCCAGTCACCCGCGCCGAAGTGCGTGCCGACCTGGTGCGCCTCGAACAGGCGGGCTACAACCCCTCGCTTGCGGACGACGCTGACTACCCGGCCGCGATCCAGGCTGCCGAAGCGAAGGTCGCCGCACAAAATGCTCCGCAAACAACACAATCGTCGTATGGCGGCGTGGCGCAGAACGGCAACTCTTCGGCCGGCATGCGCAAGCATTCGTCGTCAGATGCCACTTGCGTCGGCCCTGTCAGTTTCTGCAACGTTTTCTTTGGTAGCTGAATGACACGTGTCGGGAATCCTGTCTAGTCCTTTATATCGATAGGATTCCTACCTTTTTTTAGCAATCCGGGATAGTCTTTCCAGATAAAACTCAAACTTTGCAAATTCGAAGAGACTCGCTTCGCGCGCCAATCTCTCTAGCCGCCAGGCAGTTCCCACTGCCAGCGATGCTCGTGCTTCCCCGACAAGCCACTCCTTGAGTTTCAGCGCTCATGGCAGCAACTTTGCCCACGCTGGATGACCCAGGTCGTCGGCAATGGCTAGCCGGTCGGCTCGACAAAACACTCGAAACACGATCAAACCCGCCTCTGCGCCGCATCAGTCTGCGCGCGACACCCACGCTCACCAAGGCACGTAGAACGACAGCGGCAGCCAAAAAAACAAGCCACCGTTCACCTGCGAATTGCGCCAGTCCTCTCATCCCATTCGTCAAAAACCATCACGCCTTTAATTTGTCATTGTTTTCCATGAATGTAATGATATAACATTCCGTCGACAGGAACAGAAAAACCCGCATCCATCCAGTCGCCAACACACTCGAATACATAACGATGAAAAACCGCACGCGCGTCTCCTCCGCAGCTCTGCTGCTATTCGCCCTGGCTGCCCACGCTCATGCCGCAACCGACGAAGGGTCCGTAACCGGTGCGGTCACAGATTCCGCCGGACAACCCGTCAACAATGCCACAGTGATCGTGCAGAACGCGAGCGGCGCCGCCATCGGCGAGGCGAAAACGGACGCCGAAGGCCGCTTCGTGATCGCGCATGTGACGCCGGGCACTTATGCGGTCGTCGTCACCGCAGCGGGATTTGCGAGTGGCAACAGCATCGCGACTACGGGCACCGGCACGCAAAGCGCCGTCAGTGTCAGTCTCGCGAAGAGCGGCACACTCGACGTTCAGGTGAATGCGAAGCGACTGGACAGAGCGCGCAACGGGTTGTCGCCGGAGACCGGCAGCAGCGTGTACCGCTTCAGCCAGGCCGATATCGATGCGTTACCCGCGGGCCAGGACACGCCGCTCAATCAGGTGCTGCTTCAGGCGCCCGGCGTGGCAAGCGATTCGTACGGGCAATTACACGTGCGCGGAGACCATGCCAATCTGCAATACCGCATCAACGGCATCATCATCCCCGAACCGATCAGCGGCTTCGGGCAGGCGCTCGATACGCGGATCATCGACCAGGTCAATCTGCTGACCGGCGCGCTGCCGGCACAGTACGGCTACCGCACGGCAGGTGTCGTGGACATTCGCACGAAGACGGGCGATGTGGGCAACGGCGGCAGCATCGACATATTCGGCGGGAGCCACCAGACCCTCAAGACCAGCGCGGATGTGTTCGGCACGCAAGGTCCGTTCAGCTACTACTTCAGCGGCTCCCTCGGCGTGAACAACCTCGGTATCGAGAACCCGACTGCAAGCGCGAACGCCGTGCATGACCACACTCGCCAGGGCGATGCATTCGGCTATATGTCGTACATCATCAATCCGCTCACGCGGGTGAGCCTGATGTTCGGCACCACGAGCAATCAGTTCGAAATCCCCAACACCCCTGGTCTGCAGACCAATTTCACGCTCAATGGCAATAGCACGTTCGATTCGAGTCAGCTGAACGAAACGCAATCGGAGTTGAACAATTTTGCGGTGGTGGCGCTTCAGGGCACCAATGGCGGCGCACTGGACTACCAGGTCGCGCTATTTACCCGCTACACGCGAACGCAGTTCAATCCCGATCCCGTAGGCGACCTGCTTTTCAACGGCGTTGCATCGCAGGACTTTCACAGTAACTCGGCAAATGGCGCCCAGGTGGACACCACGTGGCGCCTGAACGACAAACATACGATTCGCGCCGGCCTGTTCTTCCAGCAGGAGCACGCGGTATTCGACGACAGCGTCAACGTGTTCGCAACGGACGCCGACGGCAATCAGTTATCGGACCAGCCCTTCAATATCCATGACTCGAGCAGCAAGACGGGCTACCTGTATAGCGCCTACGTACAGGACGAATGGAAAATCACCAGCAAGCTCACGCTCAATTACGGGCTGCGATACGACAAGATGGACGAGTATGTGAGCGCGAGCCAGTTGAGTCCTCGCATCGGCCTGGTCTATGCGCTGACACCGACCACCACGGTTCACGCCGGCTACGCGCGCTACTTCACGCCGCCCGCGTTCGAACTGTTGTCGGGTTCGACCATCAGCCGCTTCAACGGCACGACCAACCAGAGCCCGTCGAGCCAGAACGATCCGGTACAACCCGAGCGCAGTCATTACTTCGATCTCGGTGTCACGCAACGTCTGGGTTCGAACGTGACAATCGGCGTCGACGCCTACTACAAGAAATCCACCAACCTGCTCGACGAAGGACAGTTCGGCTCCGCCCTCATTTTCACACCGTTCAATTACCAGTACGGACGCGTGTACGGGCTCGAGTTCACCGCAAACTATAAGCAGGACAACGTATCTGCCTATCTGAACCTCGCCTACAGCCGCGCACAAGGCAAACAGATCGACTCGGCCCAGTTCAATTTCGACCCGGAGGAACTTGCCTATATCAACAGTCATTGGGTGTATCTCGATCACGACCAGCGCGTCACCGCCTCTTTCGGAGGAACGTACGACCTCGGCAGAACGACGTTCACATTCGACGGACTGGTTGGTAGCGGCTTGAGAAGCGGTTTTGCCAACACCGATCGCCTTCCCGTCTATGCGCAGATCAATCTCGGCGTGATCCAGCACTTCAACCAGCCGCTTGTCGGCAAGTTCGATGCGCGCCTGATGGTCGTCAATGCATTCAATCGTGTCTATGAGTTGCGCGACGGATCGGGCATCGGCGTGGGCGCGCCGCAGTACGGCCCGCACTTCGCCGTTTATGCCGGCATCACCAAGCATTTCTAATCTGTCACCCAGCAGCGAGGACGGTCATGCAAGACTGGATGAATATTCTGGCAGCAGTGCGCGTGGGCGGGTGGGTTATCTATCCGCTCACGTTACTCGCTGTTCTGGCGGTTGCGATCGTCCTCGATCGCGCCTATGTATTTCTGCGTTTTGGCCGCTTGCCGGCGGCGATTCATGCCGCGCATGAAATCGACGTGTTGGGATCCGATATTGATCTGGATAACCTGTTAAATGAAGCTTCCGCCCAGAACGCATTCAGGCGGATGAACTCTCCGTGGCTACCCGATCCGTCCGTGCCGCTATGGCTGCGCGAAGTCAAAGCGGAATCGGTGGCGTCACAGATCGAGCGTGACATGAGCAGAGGTTTCTGGGTGCTGGAGACGATCGTCACGGCGGCGCCGCTGCTGGGTCTGCTCGGCACCATCGTCGGCATGATGCATTCGTTTCAGCTGTTTGGCGGAACTGGGCTCGTCGATCCCGCCGGCGTCACGGGCGGGGTTGCGCAGTCGCTGGTGGCGACTGCGATCGGACTCGTCGTTGCACTGTTCGCACTCTTCGCGTTCAACTATTTTTCCCGCCGGCTCGAACGTCTGATGGACGAACTCGAATCTTTCGCGAATGCGCGGCTCGGTCAAATCCGCCTTGCCACCACCACCGCCGGAGCGCAGTCGTGAAGTTCAAGCGATCGCGCGCGGCGAGGCGCGGCCGCATCGAAATCATTCCGATGATCGATGTGATGTTCTTTCTGCTGGCGACCTTCATGCTGGCTTCGCTCGCCATGCAGCGGCTCGATGCCGTCAAGCTGACGTTACCAACCGGCCGCGCACAGCAGATGGCCGCGCATGAACCCCTGACTATCTCGGTGGATAGCCGCAATGAAATATTCGTGAACCATCTGCCGGTACGTCCCGATCAGATCGAGCCGACGGTGAAGCGCCTGTTGCAACCCAACGCGGATGTCGTCATTGCCGCCGACGCCGCCGCGGGCCACGGCGCAGTCGTGCAAGCCATGCTCGCGGCACGGCGCGCCGGTGCCGCACGGTTTCTGGTCGCCGTGCATCGTGAATAGCGCGATGCGTCTGAGCACTACCGTCGATGATTCGCCGAAGCTGCGCCTTGCATTGGCGATCCTCATCGCGCTCGTGGTCTGGCTCGTGTTTCTGTTCGCGCTCGGACATTGGCTCGACGCAACGAGATCCGAACCGGCACCGGAGAAGGCATTGGAGATGCGTGTAGTGGAACTTGATCCCGAGCCGCCGACGCACGCTGCGCCCAAGCCAACGCAAACGCAAACATCAACTCCACCGCCTGCGGTCAAACCGTCGCGACCGGGCGCACCACGCACCCATGCCATGCCGGCACTCACTGCACTGCCCGAAACTCCGACACCAGCCAGACACCCGGCCGACACCACCACGCCAGTATCAAAGGAGCCCGGCCCCTCTGCCGAATCCCCCACGCCTGCAAGCAACTCCGCGGAAGAAAAACAGAGCACATCACCACCCGCCACCTCGCCGGGCGATACCGCCGCACGCTCCATCGCGCAACCGTTACCAGCGTTACCCGACGATTTGCGCGAGCAGGCCTATCAAACCGTCGCGACCGCGCGCTTCGTGATTCATGCCGACGGCTCTGTCGACGTGGAACTCATCAAGCCGACACCTAATCCGCGGCTCAACCAGCTCCTTCTCGAAGCGCTTCACAAGTGGCGCTTTTTCCCCGCGTTGCAGGGCGGCCGTCCGGTCGAAAGCCGGCAGGACGTCCGCGTGCATTTCAATGTGAACTAGCGCGCCGCGTTCGCATTGATTGATGTGGCCGTAACAACATCGTGAACGTTACGTAGCGAATCCACCTTGTGCACACGCCGCATTCCCCGCGCATCGCCCGCAAACGCCCCCCAAACGCCCCCCAAACGCCCGCAGCAAACGCTTCGGCAGCATCCGAAACGCGTTCATCCAGCTTATCCCTGCAGTTGGCACGGTCCCTGCAATCAGACAGGCAAAGGCCGAGCACCGCCATGACCGGAAGGCCGCGCGTGCTCCCCAACCGGCCCGGCCAAGGCCATAACACGCGTGGATATTCCAATGATTGCCGATTTTCTGCTGGACGCTGACGTCACCGGACAAGCTCACGATCTCGACTCGAACTTCGCGCAGCGCCACCCCTTGCAAATCGCCGTTTGTCTGCGCAACCTGGTGGCCGGACAGGACTTCGTCACAGTCGAGTTCGGCGGCCGGCAAATCGTCACGCAGATACTCGACGTCGACTCGCGCAACGCGCGCTTCGTGTTCGATGCCGGCAGCATGGCCGTCGACAACAGCGCGCTACCCGCCGCGCGGCAGTTGACGTTCCGCAGCCTGCCGGGCGGCATTCGCACCGAGTTCACGACACAGGATGCCACCTCCATCGTGTTCGACGGGCTACCGGCGTTCGAGGCGCCCTTCCCTCCATTGCTCTACTACGTTCAACGCCGCGAATTCTTCCGCGTGCAAACGCCCGTGCTCGACCCGTACATCGCAAGCGGCCCGTATGCGGACGGCGGCTCATTCCGGCTGGAATTGCAGGATCTGTCATTGGGCGGCGTCGCGTTGAAGACGGCCGACGAACGCTTCGGCTCGCTTCAAAGCGGCACGGTTCTGCGCGACGTCGCATTGCAACTCGGCAGCTTCGGCACGCTGCGGCTCGATCTGGAAATCGTCGCGCCACGCCAGTTGACCACGGCGAAGGGCGATCGGCGCTTCGTGACCGGTTGCAAATTCTGCGCGACACTAGGGCCGGCTGAGCGGACGTTGCAACGCGTCGTCACGCAACTCGAAACCAGGCGGCAAGCGCTCGCACCGCGCGGATAAGCCCGTACGCATACGCCGCAGACTTCACGTCGGCGACGATCATACGATCGCCGCCGCGCGAACCACGCGTGCCGTGCACTTCAGGGTTCGCTGAACACGCTCACGACACCAGCCATTTGCTGTCGAGAAAACTCATTCAGCCTTCAATCCACTTTCATTCGAGCCAGGACTTTCCCCAAGCCCGAACGCTCGATCTTGCGTCGCACCACGCCGCTCAACCCGCACGGCGTATGGCTCACAGCCTTCCAGCAAGTTTTCGCACGGCACCTGCCACGCCGATCGTTTCCTTGACGAGCGTCGGCGCGCCTGCTGTACTAAATCAACCAAAGTGATTTAGGTGGCGGCAATCGAACCGGTCCGGATCGTTTCGAACCACCCCTCCCGCATCAAGCCGCAAACCAGGTTGTCAGCGCGCAGCGTTCGCGCGGGCACCCGCCAGTAGTCCATAACGTCGTTGCCAAAAACCGGAGGAGCGTCCCATGAATCTGAATTCCCGCAGGCTTCCTGTTGTCAGGAAAATCGTGTCGATGTGCGTCGCGGCATCGGCGGTGTGGTGTGCGAGCGCGAGCCAGGCGGCCGATCAGCCTGT harbors:
- a CDS encoding ExbD/TolR family protein, with product MKFKRSRAARRGRIEIIPMIDVMFFLLATFMLASLAMQRLDAVKLTLPTGRAQQMAAHEPLTISVDSRNEIFVNHLPVRPDQIEPTVKRLLQPNADVVIAADAAAGHGAVVQAMLAARRAGAARFLVAVHRE
- a CDS encoding flagellar brake protein codes for the protein MIADFLLDADVTGQAHDLDSNFAQRHPLQIAVCLRNLVAGQDFVTVEFGGRQIVTQILDVDSRNARFVFDAGSMAVDNSALPAARQLTFRSLPGGIRTEFTTQDATSIVFDGLPAFEAPFPPLLYYVQRREFFRVQTPVLDPYIASGPYADGGSFRLELQDLSLGGVALKTADERFGSLQSGTVLRDVALQLGSFGTLRLDLEIVAPRQLTTAKGDRRFVTGCKFCATLGPAERTLQRVVTQLETRRQALAPRG
- a CDS encoding MotA/TolQ/ExbB proton channel family protein, encoding MQDWMNILAAVRVGGWVIYPLTLLAVLAVAIVLDRAYVFLRFGRLPAAIHAAHEIDVLGSDIDLDNLLNEASAQNAFRRMNSPWLPDPSVPLWLREVKAESVASQIERDMSRGFWVLETIVTAAPLLGLLGTIVGMMHSFQLFGGTGLVDPAGVTGGVAQSLVATAIGLVVALFALFAFNYFSRRLERLMDELESFANARLGQIRLATTTAGAQS
- a CDS encoding flagellar motor protein, with the translated sequence MDLLTLFGAVFGVTAIVVGFSLEGGHFTSLFQLEAFVIVVGGTFGAVMIQNTWARFYDGLKQLRLAFVKARQVDRETLAVLLEWGDQAKLNGMLVFESIGAGGINPFAQRGLELLANGVSTAVLEDALQRELLAYERNHMAAARIWQQAGGYAPTFGILGAVLGLIQVTGHLLEPAQLGQGIAMAFVATLYGLALANLVFLPLYGKIRAQVDSELRFRRLYLDGLLAISRKESPHTIETRLAGDVRERSAELLG
- a CDS encoding energy transducer TonB, producing the protein MAILIALVVWLVFLFALGHWLDATRSEPAPEKALEMRVVELDPEPPTHAAPKPTQTQTSTPPPAVKPSRPGAPRTHAMPALTALPETPTPARHPADTTTPVSKEPGPSAESPTPASNSAEEKQSTSPPATSPGDTAARSIAQPLPALPDDLREQAYQTVATARFVIHADGSVDVELIKPTPNPRLNQLLLEALHKWRFFPALQGGRPVESRQDVRVHFNVN
- a CDS encoding DUF4148 domain-containing protein, with amino-acid sequence MKKALVCFALAAGALATPVLSFAQSNAPVTRAEVRADLVRLEQAGYNPSLADDADYPAAIQAAEAKVAAQNAPQTTQSSYGGVAQNGNSSAGMRKHSSSDATCVGPVSFCNVFFGS
- a CDS encoding TonB-dependent receptor, with product MKNRTRVSSAALLLFALAAHAHAATDEGSVTGAVTDSAGQPVNNATVIVQNASGAAIGEAKTDAEGRFVIAHVTPGTYAVVVTAAGFASGNSIATTGTGTQSAVSVSLAKSGTLDVQVNAKRLDRARNGLSPETGSSVYRFSQADIDALPAGQDTPLNQVLLQAPGVASDSYGQLHVRGDHANLQYRINGIIIPEPISGFGQALDTRIIDQVNLLTGALPAQYGYRTAGVVDIRTKTGDVGNGGSIDIFGGSHQTLKTSADVFGTQGPFSYYFSGSLGVNNLGIENPTASANAVHDHTRQGDAFGYMSYIINPLTRVSLMFGTTSNQFEIPNTPGLQTNFTLNGNSTFDSSQLNETQSELNNFAVVALQGTNGGALDYQVALFTRYTRTQFNPDPVGDLLFNGVASQDFHSNSANGAQVDTTWRLNDKHTIRAGLFFQQEHAVFDDSVNVFATDADGNQLSDQPFNIHDSSSKTGYLYSAYVQDEWKITSKLTLNYGLRYDKMDEYVSASQLSPRIGLVYALTPTTTVHAGYARYFTPPAFELLSGSTISRFNGTTNQSPSSQNDPVQPERSHYFDLGVTQRLGSNVTIGVDAYYKKSTNLLDEGQFGSALIFTPFNYQYGRVYGLEFTANYKQDNVSAYLNLAYSRAQGKQIDSAQFNFDPEELAYINSHWVYLDHDQRVTASFGGTYDLGRTTFTFDGLVGSGLRSGFANTDRLPVYAQINLGVIQHFNQPLVGKFDARLMVVNAFNRVYELRDGSGIGVGAPQYGPHFAVYAGITKHF